Genomic window (Chthoniobacterales bacterium):
GATCTGATCAGCCGGCCGGCCAGCGGGCTGAATTGATCCGGCAATTTCACGGGGTCGTGGCGCTTGCCGGCGTCGGAGATGGCGTCGGCGTCGCTCGCGAATGGGGGGAGGAGGCATCCTTCGACGTCACAATCCAGATCGTCGCGATGCCGAGGCCGGTGAACGTGGAGACAATGGCTCCGAAGACGGCCGCCTGCCGGCGCCACGACTGATGGCGGCGGGATCGGCGATACGGGCTCACAACCAAGGATTCGGGCGGCTACCCGCCGATGGCCGTCATGATTCGGCCCGGCTGGTAGTTGTCGCGGAAAATGTGCTCGCTGGGCTTCTCGGCGAGCGTGCTTCGGAAAATCCGGCGCAGCGCTTCGGGATCGATCGTCGGCCGCAGGGCCGGGATGAGATCCGTTTCGAGGTGGTTGCCGAGACAGGGCCGCAGCTTGCCGTCCGCGGTGAGGCGCATCTTGTTGCAGCGCTCGCAGAAATGCGTGTCGGTGATCGCGCTGATGAACCCGACGATCACCCCGCGTTTTCGCAGGCGGTAATAGCGGGCGGGACCGAACCCGAGCACGTCCTCGATGGGATCGAGGGCGTCGTCGCGTTCGAGCACCTGCCGAACTTCCCCAACCGGGAGAAAATTCTCGTCGCTGAGCATTTCGCTCATGCTCACGGGCATGAGCTCGATGAACCGCACGACGACATCGAGCTCGCGGGCGAAATCGAGAAGCGGAACGATCTGGTCCTCGTTTTTTCCTCGCATAAGGACGGTGTTCAGCTTCACGCGGCAGCCCAGGGCCTTCATGTGGCGAATGCCGGCGAGCACGGGGGCAAGGTCGCCGCGGGTG
Coding sequences:
- the moaA gene encoding GTP 3',8-cyclase MoaA, which gives rise to MNDPFGRTVDYLRLSVTDRCNERCLYCMPETYRDWLPQGNILTDAELMAIVRVATSLGFRRFRVTGGEPLIRPGIVDFIAGLVAEPGVENVQITTNGMFLPKHGDALFAAGLRNLNISLDALDPVRYREITRGDLAPVLAGIRHMKALGCRVKLNTVLMRGKNEDQIVPLLDFARELDVVVRFIELMPVSMSEMLSDENFLPVGEVRQVLERDDALDPIEDVLGFGPARYYRLRKRGVIVGFISAITDTHFCERCNKMRLTADGKLRPCLGNHLETDLIPALRPTIDPEALRRIFRSTLAEKPSEHIFRDNYQPGRIMTAIGG